The proteins below come from a single Chryseobacterium nepalense genomic window:
- a CDS encoding class I SAM-dependent methyltransferase, with translation MKFIDSSIDQFYTQSQEELRLSVGLGPLEFERNKILISRYLIPSDKIADIGGGPGHYAQWLAGLGHDVTLIDPVKKHINQAKKRSAKNFFNCLQGEARHLPLDDASQDLIIMHGPLYHLQEEEDRIAALREAGRKLKKNGIILGFAITHSASAVAALHSGLIYQNEICAMCAEELSSGIHEPPSGFPFMLPKGFYHRPSELIAEFSTAGFETIDLLPVEGMAWLDGNFFQNWADPLKRSQLLRLIQMTEKDRELLCFSPHIMLAAKLNADSCLF, from the coding sequence ATGAAGTTTATAGATTCATCTATAGATCAATTCTATACACAAAGTCAGGAAGAATTGAGGCTCTCCGTAGGTTTGGGACCTCTCGAATTCGAACGCAATAAAATATTAATCAGCCGTTATCTTATTCCATCAGATAAAATTGCTGATATTGGCGGTGGCCCGGGACATTATGCGCAGTGGCTGGCTGGTCTAGGTCACGATGTTACGCTAATTGATCCGGTTAAAAAGCATATCAATCAGGCTAAAAAGCGTTCTGCAAAAAACTTTTTCAATTGCCTGCAGGGAGAAGCACGCCACCTTCCGCTTGATGATGCAAGCCAGGATCTGATCATTATGCATGGTCCTTTGTATCATTTACAGGAGGAGGAAGACCGAATTGCAGCACTGCGTGAAGCCGGCCGTAAACTTAAAAAAAACGGAATCATATTAGGTTTTGCAATTACGCATTCGGCATCTGCTGTTGCTGCTCTTCACAGCGGACTTATTTATCAGAATGAGATATGTGCCATGTGTGCTGAAGAACTTTCTTCGGGAATCCATGAACCGCCATCCGGATTTCCGTTTATGCTGCCAAAAGGGTTTTACCACCGTCCTTCAGAATTAATTGCAGAGTTCAGCACCGCAGGTTTTGAAACGATTGATCTTTTACCCGTGGAAGGTATGGCCTGGCTCGACGGTAATTTTTTTCAAAATTGGGCAGACCCTTTAAAACGCAGTCAGCTTCTGAGATTAATTCAAATGACTGAAAAAGACCGCGAATTGCTTTGTTTCAGCCCACACATTATGTTAGCGGCAAAGTTAAATGCTGATAGTTGCCTGTTTTAA
- a CDS encoding rhamnogalacturonidase: MTIQNISKLLFSFSFLFFFSGLKSQEKFPDGTAIPKWFKENKPTDINTLGKKYIITENGMKNDSTILQTKKLQEIIDLAAKNGGGVIIIPKGTFLISSVFFKQGTHLYLENGAKLKGSDDINDFPVVTTRMEGQTVKYFPALINADGLDGFTISGKGTLDGNGLRFWKSFWKRREWNPKCTNMDEMRPRIIYISNSKNVQIEGITVKNSPFWSTHYYKSQFVKLLNLTILAPKAPVKAPSTDAIDIDACSNFLVKNCYMSVNDDAIALKGGKGPKADVDPNNGENRNIIIEDNTFGFCHSALTCGSESIHNYNIIFRNSTVKDASRLLHLKMRPDTPQHYEYITLDNIKGNVKTFLYVKGWNQFFDLKGEEAPKRRLANNIVLKNIDIDCETAFSVEASDLYELKDFTFENLKIRALKPEEQNLKAIKNLKQTKVNITKVASLSQTYDKKDDSDTAAK, translated from the coding sequence ATGACAATTCAAAACATATCAAAGCTTCTATTTTCTTTTTCTTTTCTCTTTTTCTTTTCCGGATTAAAAAGCCAGGAAAAATTTCCGGATGGAACTGCTATCCCGAAATGGTTCAAAGAAAACAAACCAACCGACATCAATACTTTAGGCAAAAAATACATCATTACTGAAAACGGAATGAAGAACGATAGTACCATTCTTCAGACCAAAAAACTTCAGGAAATTATTGATTTGGCTGCGAAAAACGGAGGTGGAGTCATCATCATTCCGAAAGGAACTTTCCTCATCAGTTCAGTTTTCTTTAAACAAGGAACACATTTATATTTAGAAAATGGTGCAAAACTAAAAGGAAGCGATGATATCAACGATTTTCCTGTCGTGACAACCAGAATGGAAGGTCAGACTGTAAAATATTTTCCTGCTTTAATTAATGCAGACGGGTTAGACGGTTTCACGATTTCAGGAAAAGGAACGCTTGACGGAAACGGATTGAGATTTTGGAAATCATTCTGGAAAAGACGCGAATGGAATCCCAAATGCACCAATATGGATGAAATGCGACCTAGGATCATCTACATTTCAAACTCCAAAAACGTACAGATTGAAGGAATTACCGTTAAGAATTCGCCCTTCTGGAGCACGCATTATTATAAATCTCAATTCGTAAAATTATTAAATCTCACGATTCTTGCGCCTAAAGCTCCGGTAAAAGCGCCTAGTACAGATGCAATCGATATCGATGCGTGTTCAAATTTCCTGGTTAAAAATTGCTATATGTCAGTCAATGACGATGCGATTGCTTTGAAAGGCGGAAAAGGTCCGAAGGCAGATGTTGACCCGAATAATGGCGAAAACAGAAATATTATTATCGAAGACAATACGTTCGGCTTCTGTCATTCTGCGCTCACTTGCGGAAGCGAATCGATTCATAATTACAATATCATTTTCAGAAATTCTACCGTGAAGGATGCTTCAAGATTATTACACTTGAAAATGCGTCCCGATACGCCTCAACATTATGAATACATTACTTTGGATAATATCAAAGGAAATGTAAAAACATTCTTATATGTAAAAGGCTGGAATCAGTTTTTTGATTTGAAAGGAGAAGAAGCGCCGAAAAGGAGATTGGCAAATAATATCGTCTTGAAAAATATTGACATCGATTGCGAAACTGCATTTTCAGTTGAAGCTTCAGATTTGTATGAATTGAAAGATTTTACGTTTGAAAATTTGAAAATCAGAGCGTTAAAGCCTGAAGAACAGAATTTAAAGGCTATCAAGAATTTGAAACAGACCAAAGTTAACATCACCAAAGTTGCTTCTCTTAGCCAGACTTACGATAAAAAAGACGACTCCGATACTGCTGCAAAATAA
- a CDS encoding glycoside hydrolase family 2 protein — protein sequence MSFYSKIFVLLCFCSQFLHSQSKEIQFLSGTDSEHTKEWDFWITGGRKSGSWNKIQVPSQWEQQGFGSYNYGRDYVTYGRNFKFHDETGLYKYKFNVPNSWKGKSINIVFEGSMTDTEVKINGKLAGEIHQGAFYEFKYDISDKIQFGKENVLEVKVSKMSADKSVNNAERLADYWILGGIFRPVYLEATPKEHILSVSIDAKADGSFRSNINLKGINSANNVKVELFDVKNNLVGESQVQIQKGDTLKQIQFSVKNPKLWTAETPNLYRARYTLNKSKKTIFQAEEKFGFRTIEIRKGDGIFINGTKIKMKGINRHVWWPETGRAVTRNIDLMDVQLIKEMNMNAVRCSHYPPNKSFLKICDSLGLYVLDELAGWQKKYSTEVGKKLVKEMVTRDANHPSIIFWSNGNEGGHNFDLDAEFAKYDLSNRPVIHAHHKPGNAFNGIDCNHYEDYYSTKKILEGENIYMPTEFLHAQDDGGGGTSLADYWELHWNSKKGAGGFLWAFVDEGLMRTDFNNQIDVNAINAPDGVLGPHREKEGSFYAIREIYSPVKIDLKSLPNDFNGIIPVENRYHFTNLKDCQLEWKLVKFKTPFSSESGFDIVKTGKAESPNIQPTEKGNINLNLPPNWRENEGLLLTAIDSFGKEIYTWTWKLKSNDEISKQFSKSLIKENQVSVVENDSLFILKSDEKEFAIGKKDGLLKSVIVDKKGKKMTFKNGPVFVNGTMELSSIKSFAEGQNQLIEINYKNGNKIIWTLNPNGILELNYEYSLSGDYQFAGVSFDYPENYVINSKWLGKGPYHVWKNRLQGQTYNVWKNLKNSTRTGQSPWIYPEFKGYFDDVSWLQLDTAEGKITVGTKEEKMFIRLFDFYGIYGAEGYPKLPSGNISFLDAIPPLGTVLAFNVNNDTSTLGPESETNHLNGTFKRTLYFYFGLPDLGDENKQFTMPKENILTD from the coding sequence ATGAGTTTTTATTCCAAAATATTCGTTCTTTTATGCTTTTGCTCACAGTTTCTGCATTCGCAATCTAAGGAAATTCAATTCCTGAGCGGGACAGATTCTGAGCATACCAAAGAATGGGATTTTTGGATAACTGGTGGACGAAAATCAGGAAGCTGGAACAAAATTCAGGTGCCTTCGCAATGGGAACAGCAGGGTTTTGGTTCTTACAATTACGGCAGGGATTATGTTACTTACGGGAGAAATTTTAAGTTTCACGACGAAACAGGTTTATACAAGTATAAATTCAACGTTCCAAATTCCTGGAAAGGAAAATCAATCAATATCGTTTTTGAAGGTTCAATGACCGATACCGAAGTAAAAATCAACGGAAAATTAGCCGGAGAAATTCATCAGGGCGCTTTTTATGAATTTAAATATGATATTTCCGATAAAATTCAGTTCGGAAAAGAGAATGTTTTAGAAGTTAAAGTTTCCAAAATGTCTGCTGATAAATCGGTCAACAACGCAGAACGGTTGGCAGATTATTGGATTTTAGGCGGAATTTTTCGACCGGTTTATCTGGAAGCGACTCCAAAAGAACATATTTTATCAGTGTCAATTGATGCAAAAGCAGATGGAAGTTTTCGTTCAAATATTAATTTAAAAGGAATTAATTCTGCTAACAATGTAAAAGTTGAATTATTTGATGTTAAAAATAATTTAGTTGGTGAATCTCAGGTTCAGATTCAAAAAGGAGATACTTTAAAACAGATTCAGTTTTCTGTTAAAAATCCAAAACTCTGGACGGCGGAAACCCCGAATTTATATAGAGCTAGATATACTTTAAATAAAAGCAAAAAAACGATTTTTCAAGCTGAAGAAAAATTTGGTTTCCGAACCATTGAAATCCGTAAAGGCGACGGAATTTTCATCAACGGAACCAAAATCAAAATGAAAGGCATCAACCGTCACGTTTGGTGGCCTGAAACGGGTAGAGCAGTCACGAGAAATATCGATTTAATGGACGTTCAGCTCATCAAAGAAATGAATATGAATGCCGTTCGTTGCTCTCATTATCCGCCAAATAAATCGTTCCTGAAAATTTGTGATTCTTTAGGTTTATATGTTCTGGATGAATTGGCAGGTTGGCAAAAAAAATACAGCACCGAAGTTGGGAAAAAGCTCGTGAAAGAAATGGTGACGAGAGATGCAAATCATCCTTCGATTATTTTCTGGAGCAACGGAAATGAGGGCGGACATAATTTTGATTTGGATGCCGAATTTGCAAAATATGACCTGTCAAACCGTCCTGTCATTCACGCGCATCACAAGCCAGGAAATGCTTTCAACGGAATCGACTGCAATCATTACGAAGATTATTACAGCACAAAAAAAATTCTCGAAGGCGAAAATATTTATATGCCGACCGAGTTTCTTCACGCTCAGGATGATGGTGGTGGCGGAACTTCTCTTGCCGATTACTGGGAACTTCACTGGAATTCCAAAAAAGGAGCGGGCGGTTTTCTGTGGGCTTTTGTGGATGAAGGTTTGATGCGGACGGATTTTAATAACCAGATTGATGTCAACGCCATCAATGCACCTGACGGAGTTTTAGGGCCACATCGGGAAAAAGAAGGAAGTTTTTACGCCATCCGTGAAATTTACAGTCCTGTAAAAATTGATTTGAAATCGTTACCTAATGATTTTAACGGAATCATTCCTGTAGAAAACCGTTATCATTTTACAAATTTAAAAGATTGCCAGCTTGAATGGAAATTAGTGAAATTCAAAACACCATTTTCTTCTGAATCAGGTTTTGATATTGTTAAAACAGGCAAAGCAGAATCTCCGAATATTCAACCGACAGAAAAAGGAAATATCAATCTCAATCTTCCTCCAAACTGGAGAGAAAACGAAGGATTACTATTAACCGCAATCGATTCTTTCGGAAAAGAAATCTACACTTGGACCTGGAAATTGAAGTCTAATGATGAAATTTCGAAACAGTTTTCAAAATCTTTGATTAAAGAAAATCAGGTTTCAGTTGTAGAAAATGATTCTTTATTTATTTTAAAATCGGACGAAAAAGAATTTGCCATTGGTAAAAAAGACGGATTATTAAAATCCGTCATTGTCGACAAAAAAGGAAAGAAAATGACCTTCAAAAACGGACCGGTTTTCGTGAACGGAACAATGGAATTATCTTCCATAAAATCTTTTGCAGAAGGACAGAATCAACTGATTGAAATCAATTATAAAAACGGAAATAAAATCATTTGGACACTCAATCCAAACGGTATTTTAGAATTGAATTATGAATATTCATTGTCGGGGGATTATCAGTTTGCAGGGGTAAGTTTTGATTATCCAGAAAATTATGTCATCAACTCAAAATGGCTCGGAAAAGGACCTTATCACGTTTGGAAAAACCGTTTACAGGGACAGACTTACAATGTTTGGAAAAACTTAAAAAACTCAACAAGAACCGGACAATCACCGTGGATTTATCCTGAATTCAAAGGCTATTTTGATGATGTTTCGTGGCTGCAATTGGATACCGCAGAAGGCAAAATAACGGTAGGGACCAAAGAAGAAAAAATGTTCATCAGACTCTTCGATTTTTACGGAATTTACGGAGCGGAAGGTTACCCAAAATTACCAAGCGGAAATATTTCTTTCCTCGATGCAATTCCGCCATTGGGAACGGTTCTGGCATTTAATGTTAATAATGACACGTCCACTCTAGGACCAGAAAGCGAAACCAATCATTTGAACGGAACGTTTAAAAGAACCTTATATTTCTATTTTGGTTTGCCGGATTTAGGCGATGAAAATAAACAGTTTACAATGCCAAAAGAAAATATTTTAACAGATTAA
- a CDS encoding rhamnogalacturonan acetylesterase, with protein sequence MRKIVSFLVLCICSFYFGQQTSFKFDFGGNRIEKGFIPITSTSKFDKKSGYGFMDISGLKAVDNGGNALTGDFITSDKPFYFSVAIPDGNYNITLNLGDTKGSSETTVRVENRRLMLNYIKTRQGEVVEKTITVHVKDSIIRNQNGENIGIVKLKPRERKYLHWDNLLTIEFNDKAPKVCSVIIQPNKTAKTIYLTGDSTVVDAQYEPWASWGQMLPCFFVPNEVVIANYAESGETLKAFEDRHRIDKIWTQLKSGDYLFIQFGHNDQKAGNSTKSGYRKRLKEWIQKARQLGAVPVLVTSMNRRVFDENNKIVNTLDDFPDAMREIAKEENVNLIDLNAMSKTLFEAMGPENSKKAFVYYPANAYPNQQNALADDTHFNPYGAYELAQCVVKSIVDQNLPLKKYISNNFRNFNPNKPDDVEKFHWPESVFMESLKPDGN encoded by the coding sequence ATGAGGAAAATAGTTTCATTTTTAGTGTTATGCATCTGTTCATTTTATTTTGGACAGCAAACCAGCTTTAAGTTTGATTTTGGCGGAAACAGAATAGAAAAAGGCTTTATCCCTATCACTTCAACTTCCAAATTCGATAAGAAAAGTGGCTATGGTTTTATGGATATTTCCGGTTTGAAAGCTGTTGACAATGGTGGAAATGCTTTGACAGGAGATTTTATCACGAGCGACAAACCTTTCTATTTTTCGGTGGCAATTCCTGATGGAAATTATAATATTACACTGAACTTAGGTGATACAAAAGGAAGTTCAGAAACGACAGTTCGTGTAGAAAACCGCAGATTAATGTTGAATTATATTAAAACAAGACAAGGTGAAGTCGTTGAAAAAACAATTACGGTTCACGTTAAAGACAGTATCATCCGAAACCAGAACGGTGAAAACATTGGAATTGTAAAATTGAAGCCAAGAGAAAGAAAATATCTGCATTGGGATAATCTGTTGACGATTGAATTTAATGATAAAGCCCCGAAAGTTTGTTCGGTAATTATTCAGCCCAATAAAACGGCGAAAACTATTTATTTGACGGGAGATTCAACGGTTGTTGATGCGCAATACGAACCCTGGGCTTCCTGGGGACAAATGTTGCCTTGCTTTTTCGTTCCGAATGAAGTGGTCATTGCGAATTACGCAGAAAGTGGAGAAACTCTAAAAGCCTTTGAAGACCGCCATCGAATCGATAAAATCTGGACTCAATTAAAATCCGGAGATTATTTATTCATCCAATTTGGACACAACGACCAAAAAGCAGGAAACAGCACAAAATCCGGTTACCGAAAAAGATTAAAAGAATGGATTCAAAAAGCCAGACAATTGGGCGCAGTTCCGGTTTTAGTAACCTCAATGAACCGCAGAGTTTTTGATGAAAACAATAAAATCGTCAATACATTAGATGATTTTCCGGATGCGATGAGGGAAATTGCGAAAGAAGAAAATGTGAATTTAATTGATTTAAATGCAATGAGCAAGACTTTGTTTGAAGCGATGGGACCGGAGAATTCTAAGAAAGCATTCGTATATTATCCCGCAAATGCTTATCCTAATCAACAAAATGCTTTGGCAGATGATACCCATTTTAATCCATATGGAGCTTACGAATTAGCACAATGTGTTGTAAAGTCAATCGTTGACCAAAATTTACCTTTGAAGAAATATATTTCAAATAATTTCAGAAATTTTAACCCCAATAAACCCGATGATGTCGAGAAATTCCACTGGCCGGAATCTGTTTTTATGGAATCTTTAAAACCTGATGGAAATTGA
- a CDS encoding glycosyl hydrolase, with protein sequence MNIRNIIKISVLCFAFGNLSAQNPWPKATNTAQPWTRWWWMGSAVDEEGLDKQLTTLSNAGFGGVEIVPIYGAKGFENKYINYLSQEWMRMLQFTTTKAKSLNMGVDMAVGTGWPIGGPQVNEQDAATKMIVQTYEIQPNEKFSEKIVLKDEKQKNLKTIKLDIVTAYNEKNEAVVLTDKVTQDGTLNWKPSAVKWTIYAVFAGKTLQKVKRAAPGGDGYTLDHFSPNATKDYLKTFDKAFGNSNYGIRSFFNDSYEVYGADWTANFKEEFKKRRGYDLSPYIKYLVGNEENEIAGRIKSDYRETMSELILHNFAENFTNWAHSKNSRNTNQAHGSPGNLLDLYAAVDIPESETFGNTKFDIQGLKRNLEDINTKEVPDINMLKFASSAANITGKPLISNESFTWLTEHFKTSWSQVKPEAEQIFLSGINHIFYHGTTYTPADVQFPGWLFYASTNFVPENSLWPDIKGLNSYIERTQSVLQSGKSDNEILMYWPVYDQWASPKGKDMAFKIHNIEKWLHPTVFYENLEKLGKSGYSLDMISDKMISEAKFENQNIQVSKNGGSYKVLIIPQLNYFSESTLKNILNLAQNGACVIFQSEPKDVPGFFEFEKRKNELQSLWNQIPFQQNGNLKSATFGKGKLVLSSDVEKALEFLKIEREKLTDTGLRFVRRQFDGGKFYYVVNHTSKEINQNIPVNYIGKQVVLMNPENEDFGIAETRNNSVKVQLKSGESLIIKASETPDNSIAKWKYIEKTDAPIVLNQPWQLTFKEGGPELPKSRILTKLQPWTNFTEDASTQSFSGTGIYTTTLNLKKKEADDYQLKFDKFYESAKVLINGQEAGIVWSNPFEINVGKYLKKGKNTIQIEVSNLMANRIRYMDQNKISWRNYHEINFVNIDYKPFDASNWKVQPSGLDGEIQLIPVYFSK encoded by the coding sequence ATGAATATTCGTAATATCATAAAAATAAGCGTTCTCTGTTTTGCCTTCGGAAATCTCTCCGCGCAAAATCCGTGGCCAAAAGCGACCAACACCGCTCAGCCGTGGACGCGCTGGTGGTGGATGGGAAGTGCCGTTGACGAAGAAGGTCTGGACAAACAACTGACAACCCTTTCTAATGCCGGTTTCGGTGGGGTGGAAATTGTCCCAATTTATGGAGCAAAAGGGTTTGAGAATAAATACATCAATTACCTTTCTCAGGAATGGATGAGAATGCTCCAGTTCACAACAACGAAAGCAAAAAGTCTGAATATGGGTGTTGATATGGCAGTCGGAACAGGCTGGCCGATTGGCGGGCCGCAAGTGAACGAACAGGATGCTGCAACAAAAATGATTGTTCAGACTTACGAGATTCAACCAAATGAAAAATTTTCTGAAAAAATTGTCCTGAAAGACGAAAAACAGAAGAATTTAAAGACCATAAAACTCGATATCGTTACTGCTTATAATGAAAAAAATGAAGCGGTAGTTTTAACAGATAAAGTTACTCAGGACGGAACTTTAAACTGGAAACCAAGCGCAGTAAAATGGACAATCTACGCAGTTTTTGCAGGCAAGACTTTGCAGAAAGTAAAACGTGCTGCTCCGGGTGGTGATGGCTATACTTTAGACCATTTTTCGCCTAATGCAACCAAAGATTATCTGAAAACTTTCGATAAGGCTTTTGGAAATTCAAACTATGGAATCCGTTCGTTTTTCAATGACAGCTATGAGGTTTATGGGGCAGACTGGACGGCAAATTTTAAAGAAGAATTTAAGAAAAGAAGAGGGTATGATTTAAGTCCTTACATCAAATATTTGGTTGGAAATGAGGAAAACGAAATCGCCGGAAGAATAAAATCCGATTATCGCGAAACGATGAGTGAGCTGATTCTGCATAATTTCGCTGAAAATTTTACGAATTGGGCACATTCCAAAAACTCTAGAAATACTAATCAGGCGCACGGTTCGCCGGGAAATTTGTTGGATTTATATGCTGCAGTTGATATTCCGGAATCTGAGACTTTCGGAAACACAAAATTTGATATTCAGGGTTTGAAAAGAAATCTGGAAGACATCAATACAAAGGAAGTTCCAGATATTAATATGTTGAAATTTGCATCTTCAGCAGCCAATATTACCGGAAAACCTCTGATATCCAATGAATCTTTCACCTGGTTGACGGAACATTTCAAAACATCCTGGTCACAGGTTAAACCAGAAGCTGAACAGATTTTCCTTTCAGGAATCAACCATATTTTTTATCACGGAACAACGTATACGCCGGCTGATGTTCAGTTTCCGGGCTGGTTGTTTTATGCCTCTACGAATTTCGTTCCTGAAAACAGTTTATGGCCAGATATTAAAGGCTTAAATTCTTATATCGAGCGAACTCAATCTGTTTTACAAAGTGGAAAATCAGACAATGAAATCCTGATGTACTGGCCGGTTTACGACCAATGGGCGAGTCCGAAAGGAAAAGATATGGCGTTCAAAATTCATAATATTGAAAAGTGGCTGCATCCGACTGTATTCTATGAAAACCTTGAGAAATTAGGGAAATCCGGTTATTCTCTGGATATGATTTCGGATAAAATGATTTCCGAAGCGAAATTTGAAAATCAGAATATTCAGGTTTCAAAAAATGGAGGTTCTTACAAGGTATTAATTATTCCTCAATTGAATTATTTCTCTGAATCAACGTTAAAAAATATTTTAAACTTAGCTCAAAATGGAGCTTGTGTGATTTTCCAAAGTGAGCCAAAAGATGTTCCGGGATTTTTTGAATTTGAGAAAAGAAAAAATGAATTACAGTCTTTATGGAATCAAATTCCTTTCCAGCAAAACGGAAATTTAAAATCGGCAACATTCGGAAAAGGAAAGCTTGTGTTGAGTTCTGATGTTGAAAAAGCTTTAGAATTCTTAAAAATCGAAAGAGAAAAATTAACCGATACAGGATTGAGATTTGTCAGAAGACAGTTTGATGGCGGGAAATTTTATTACGTCGTCAATCACACTTCAAAAGAAATCAATCAAAATATTCCCGTAAATTATATCGGGAAACAGGTCGTTTTGATGAATCCGGAAAATGAAGATTTCGGCATTGCTGAAACCCGGAATAATTCAGTCAAAGTTCAGTTGAAATCCGGAGAATCTTTAATTATAAAAGCATCAGAAACGCCAGATAACTCAATTGCAAAATGGAAATATATTGAAAAAACTGATGCTCCGATTGTTTTAAACCAACCTTGGCAACTGACGTTCAAAGAAGGTGGACCCGAACTTCCGAAATCAAGAATTTTAACGAAACTCCAGCCTTGGACGAACTTCACGGAAGATGCTTCAACGCAAAGTTTTTCAGGAACAGGAATTTACACGACAACTTTAAATTTAAAAAAGAAAGAAGCAGACGATTATCAATTGAAATTTGATAAATTCTACGAAAGCGCAAAAGTGCTTATCAACGGACAGGAAGCCGGAATTGTCTGGAGCAATCCGTTTGAAATCAATGTTGGAAAATATTTAAAAAAAGGGAAAAATACCATTCAGATTGAAGTTTCAAACCTGATGGCGAACCGAATCCGCTATATGGATCAGAATAAAATCTCGTGGCGAAATTACCATGAAATTAATTTTGTCAACATCGATTACAAACCTTTCGACGCTTCGAATTGGAAAGTACAACCTTCAGGTTTAGATGGCGAAATTCAATTAATTCCTGTATATTTCTCAAAATAA
- a CDS encoding DUF4350 domain-containing protein, producing MNKNIVKTLVLGTLLTFGFSNAQNKPKVVLDNFFNNEKRENKETKVLESWHYTWNDTTNGGFSMLGELFQKQGAEISTLTTAPSKNDLKNANIYIIVDPDIDKEAYGGKANLMDAKTIKNLEKWVKNGGVLVLLSNDNGNSEFEHFNKLAEKFGIHFNDDSINRLKGREFEKGAVYVKPGNEVFSELKLYMKEVSTISVKAPAKPFLYAENQVIGAIAKVGKGTVFALGDPWCYNEYIDGKKLTEDFSNYEGTEEWVKWLLKQISKK from the coding sequence ATGAATAAAAATATCGTAAAAACATTAGTATTAGGAACGCTCCTCACATTCGGATTTTCTAATGCTCAAAACAAACCAAAAGTTGTTCTGGACAACTTTTTCAACAACGAAAAAAGAGAAAATAAAGAAACCAAAGTTTTGGAATCGTGGCATTACACGTGGAATGATACAACCAATGGGGGCTTTTCTATGTTGGGCGAACTTTTCCAAAAGCAAGGCGCAGAAATCAGCACATTAACAACAGCTCCTTCAAAAAATGATTTAAAAAATGCTAACATTTACATCATTGTTGACCCCGATATCGATAAGGAAGCGTACGGCGGAAAAGCCAACCTAATGGATGCTAAAACGATAAAAAACCTGGAAAAATGGGTGAAAAACGGAGGTGTTCTCGTTCTGCTAAGCAACGACAATGGCAACTCTGAGTTTGAACATTTCAACAAACTGGCAGAGAAATTCGGGATTCATTTTAATGATGACAGTATTAACAGGCTGAAAGGCAGAGAATTTGAGAAAGGTGCAGTCTACGTAAAACCGGGAAATGAAGTCTTTTCGGAACTTAAATTATATATGAAAGAAGTCAGCACTATTTCAGTAAAAGCACCTGCAAAGCCATTTTTGTACGCTGAAAACCAAGTGATTGGTGCCATTGCGAAAGTGGGAAAAGGAACTGTCTTCGCTTTAGGTGATCCTTGGTGTTATAACGAATACATTGACGGAAAAAAACTAACTGAAGATTTTTCGAATTATGAAGGAACCGAAGAATGGGTAAAGTGGTTATTGAAGCAGATTTCAAAAAAATAA